The stretch of DNA CCAAAGTGGTGACACTCAACTTCTTGGTGTTTTGTTAGAGCGGGCTGTTGGTGAAAGCGTTTCAGATTACGCTAGTCATGCCCTTTGGTCTAAAATTGGTGCCTCAAAAAACGCTTTGTGGTCCTTAGATTCTAGTGATGGGTCGGAGAAAACCTTTTGTTGTTTTAATAGTACAGCTAGAGACTTTGCTAAAATAGGGCTTTTAATGTTAAATGGTGGGCAACTAAATAATTCTATAGTTGTTAGCCCTGAGTATTTTCGTTGGTTATTTAGTGTTCCTTTGTTAAAAATGGGTGATAAAAAATCCTCTCGCTTTGGAAAAGTGATTAAACACTATTCTAACTCTTGGTATGTTGCTAAAGTTTTGGATTATGATGTTTTTTATGCTCGCGGCTTTTTGGGACAATATATTGTAGCTATTCCTGATTTAAACTTGGTGTTTGTTCGACTTGGAAAATCCGAAGATAGTGCTTCAAATAATAATGATTTTTTATTAACTAACAGTCTTAGTTTTTATATTGAGCAGGTTATTTTAGAATTCAAACATTAAAAGAATGTCTTTACTAAAAATAAAAAACCTTAATATCACTGTGAAAAACAAACCCCTTTTAAAGGGTGGTTTTTTTAGTGTTGAAGAGGGGGAGATTGTTGGTCTTTTTGGGGCATCAGGCTCTGGAAAGTCTGTTTTTTCATTGTTTTTGATGGGTTTTTTAAATCAAAATAAATCTTTTGTTGTGTCCTCGGAGCTCTCGAAGTATAATTACCTTTCTACTTATTTTGATTTAAACTCCAAACATGCTTCCTCTTGGCAGAAATTTAGGTCCAATGAGGTTTCAATGATTTTTCAAGACCCAGCTTCTAGTCTTAATCCAACTCTTAAGTGTGGTCAACAATTAAAAGAAGCATGTGTTAAAATTGTTTCTAACAATAATTCTTTTATTAAAAAAAACTGTGTTCATTTGTTAAATGAGGTTGGTGTCGAGTTTCCTGAAAAAATTATTAATTCATACCCTCACGAACTTTCCGGGGGACAAAAACAACGAGTAGTAATAGCTATTGCTCTTGCTTCTGAACCACGACTATTGATTGCTGATGAACCTACTACTTCTTTAGATCCTGTTACACAAAGAGGGGTTTTAGATTTATTGTTGAAAATAAAAAAAACGCGGAATATTGGTGTTGTTTTAGTGAGTCATAATTTAGACTTAATAAAATACTACTGCGATAGATTTTATATTTATAAAAACCGTACTTTTTTTTCTTCTTCTTCATTAGATGGTGTAAGTTATATTAAAAAAAAGGAGGTTTTGTTGAATATTTTAAAACTAAAAAAATACCCTAATTTTAATGCTTCTCATCTAAACTCTATAATTAAAAGCTTTAAAAAAAATACAGGTTTTTCTGATTTCTCTCTAGATTTAAAAGATGTTAATGTTGTTTTTAAAAAAAACAATATTAAATTTTCGGCTATAAAAAATATTAACCTTTCCCTAGTTAAAGGTGGTGCTTTGGGTGTTGTTGGTGGTTCTGGTTCTGGAAAAACAACTCTTGGAAGGGTTCTCTGTGGGATAGAAAAAAACTATACCGGTTATTATAATCATAAAGACTCTTTTTTTTTAAAAAATTGTATTCAAATGGTTTATCAAGACCCATATTCAACATTTAATCCTAAAATAAAATGTGGTAAATCTGTACTAGAAATAATTTCTCATTTTAAATCAAATGTTACGGTTCAAGAGCTTTTTAGCTTGGTTGGTTTAGATTATAAATATATTAATCTTTATCCTCATGAGCTCTCTGGAGGGGAAAAGCAAAGATTGTCTATTGCTCGTGTTATTGCTTCTTTTCCTAAAGTAATTGTTTTTGATGAGTCTCTTTCTGGTTTAGATTTAGATGTACAATTGTCTGTTTTGGATTTAATTAAGTTTATAAATATTAATTTAAATATTTCTGTTGTTTTTATTTCTCATGATATAAATTCTGTTTCGTATTTATGCAAAAATATTATGGTTTTAAAAAAAGGGGTAATTGTTGATTTATTTGAATCAAGTAATTTATTATCTAAAAAAAGAAATATTTATACAAAAAAAATCATACAAAATTCAAACTTTTAAAATATGAGAACTTTATTTTTTTTTATTTTTTTTTTATTTTTTTCCTGTAAAAAAACAGAAAATTTAAACAATAATATTTTTAAATTAAATAGTTCTGTTATAGAAATAAAAAATAAAAATTATACTATAAATGATACATTAATAATTCCTTACAATAAAACATTATTAATTAATATTGGTGTAACTGTAAATTTTAAAAAAAATGGTTTAATTATTAATAATGGTAATTTAAATATTGGTAAAAGTAATGATAGTATTTCTTTAAATTACTATAAAAATAAATCCAGTTTTTTTAAAGGTTCTATATTTTTATCAAATAATAATAATTTTAATTTAATAAATAACTCAATATTAAAAATTGATAATACTTATTTAAAAAATATTTCTATTAATTCTAATAAAGGATCTATAATTATAGATAATTCTATTTTAGAGTATTGTTATATTAATTTTTCAGATGAAAAATTAATAATAAAAAACAGTATTATTAATAAAAATTTAAATAGTTATTTAATTAAAGATTGTAATAATTTTATTTTAAATAATTGTTTAATAATAAATTCTGAAAAACTTTTAAAACTTAAATCCACTAAAAAAATTAATATAATAAATAATATTTTTTATACAAATAATTATGTTTTTGAAATTTTAGAAAACAATGATAATTTTTCTTTTTTTAATAATTTAATTGTAAATAATAAAAACCTTATTATTTCCAATAATGATAATAATTTAAATTATTATTTTATTAATAATACTTTTGATAAAAATAATACAATAATTGATATAAATAATTTAGTTAATTATGATAATTCTATTATTTCTAAAAACAATATTTTTAATAATAATAAACCTAATTTTAAATTAAAAAATATAAAAATTAATAATAGTTATTGTATTTCAAATAATTATAATTTAAAGGGTTATTATAATTTATTAACTGATCCAATTTTTATAAATATAAATGAATTTAATTATTCATTAAGCGATATATCTCCTGGTTTAAGTTTAGGTACAAATAATTTAAATATAGGAGCAAATATAAATAACATTGATATTATTAAATATTTAAAATATTAATATATAGTATATAATAGTAATGTTAATATATACAATAAAAATTTTAATGTTTAATTGTATATATAAATTATTAAAATTTATTAACATATTATTAATATAATTTACATCTAATAAACTTTAATTATTAACCTTATAATTTATTATTAAATAATATATAAATGTTATTAAATATTTAATAAATAATTGTTAATATAGATTCAAATTATAGTGATAAAAATTTATAAAAATTAGATGTTTTTTTTTTGTTAAATAACTTGTTAATAAACTACATCTATTATTATATATTTATTAACATCAATTGTTAAAATAATTAAAAACCAAATTACCTTTTTTTTCACCTATAAATAATATTAATTGTTCTTTACTGAGGGATTTTATTTTATTTATAGTTTTAAATTTTTTTAAAAGTTTTGTAACACTAATTTCTCCCAGACCATATATATTATTTAATTCAGAATTAATAAAATATTTATTTCTTTTATTTCTATGATTTTTTAAACAAAATCGATGCGCTTCATCTCTAATAAATTTTATTAATTTTAAAGAATTAGAATTGTTATTTAAAATTATTTCAGTTTTATTATTTGTATATATAATTTCATTTTTTTTTGCAATACTTATGCATTGTAATTTATTTAATTTTAATTTATTCAAAGATTTAATAGCAGATGATAATTGTCCTTTACCTCCGTCTATGACTATTAAATCAGGTAAATTTTCACAATTAGCATACCTTCTATAAACAACCTCTTCAATTGCTAGGTAATCATTTATACCTTCAAAAGACTTTATATTAAAGAACCTATAATCTTTTTTAGAAGGCTTACCATTTTTAAAAACAACACATGACCCTATAGAAAATTTTCCGCTTAAATGAGAAATATCAAAACATTCAATATGATAAGGAATATTATTTAAATTTAAATTTTCTTTTAGGGAGATAATATCAGTATAATTTTTAACATTGTTTTTATTAATAAAACCAATCAAATTTTTATAACTTAAATCTAAGACATCCTTTTTATAACCAGTTAAAGGATAAACAACTTTTCTCCCATGAAATGAAGAAAGTTTAATATTGGAAATAATTTCTTTAGAAAGAGAACCATAATCAACAAAAGCACGAGATAAAAAACACTTTAATAAAAAGTCGAAACTCCAGTTAATGGTTTTTTTAATTTTTGAATTTTTTAAAAAAGTAATTGACCCTTCTACAACTTTTATAAAATTAACATAGAAATACCCCCCTTTTTCTAAAACAAAAAAGCAATCAATATTTAAATTTTTAGAACTAATAACAACACTTTTGTGTTTAAGGCTTTTTAATGAAGTTATTTGATTTTTAAGATCATTAGCTTTTTCAAACATTAAATTATCTGAGTATTTAAATAGTTTTTTTTCAAGACCCTTTATTACTTTCAAATATCTTCCAGACAAAAGCTCTTTTATAGATTCTATATTTTTATTATAATCTATTTCTTTTTGTAATCCTTCGCAAGGACCTAAACACTTTTTTAAATGATAATCTAAACAAACCTTATGTTTTTTTACACGTATGTTTTTTTCCGATAAATTAAAACTACAAGATCTTACAGGATAGTATGATATTATAAATTTATATAAACTTTGAAGAAGTTTTTTAGAAACATAAGGACCAAAATAAAAAAAATCAGGATTTGTTTTTCTACGAGCAATAAAAACACGGGGAAAACGCTCATTTGTAATACATAGCCAGGGGTAAGATTTATCGTCTTTTAATAAAACATTGTACTTAGGTTGATGTTTTTTTATTAAATTATTTTCTAAAAAAAAGGCATCATTTTCATTTTTAACTAAAAAATAATCAATAAAAAAAGCCGACTTTATAATATATAAATCTTTATCAGTTTTTCCCTTAAAATAAGAAGAAACCCTATTTTTAAGTTTATTAGATTTACCCACATAAATAACCTTCTTTTTTTTATTGTAAAAAACATAAACACCAAAAGTGTTAGGAATATTTTTAATTTTTAATAAAGAAGACTTATCTAACATTAATATAAATTATTAAATTTCTATAAAATTAAAACAAAATACTCATGGTTATAGCATTGATTGGAGCAACAGGTTTAGTAGGCAAAGAAATAATTAAAAAACTAGAAATAAATAAAAAGTTTAAAAATTACGACTTTTTATTTGTTGCAAGTAAAAAAAACAAAAATAGACACGTAATTTTTAAAAAAAAGCAACACAAAATTATTTCAATAAAAGAAGCCATAAAAAATAAACCCAATTACGCTCTGTTTTCAGCTGGCTCTGAAGTTTCAAGAAAGTTTGCTAAAAAATTCACCAACACGGGCACAACCGTTATAGATAATTCATCTGAGTTCAGAATGAAAAAAAACCACAAACTTATAGTGCCCGAAATAAATGGGAAAAAAATAAAAAAAGAAGATAAAATTATTGCAAATCCAAATTGTTCAACAATACAACTAGTGCTTCCACTTTTTTCTTTACATGAAAAGATAGGCATTAAAAGACTTATAGTTTCAACATACCAGTCGGTGTCTGGCTCGGGCCAAAGGGGAGTTGACCAACTACAACAAGAAATAAAAGAAAAAAAAGTAAAAAACCCCGCATATTTAAAACAAATTTATAACAACGCCATACCACATTGCGATGTTTTTTTAAAAAACGGATATACCAAAGAAGAGGAAAAAATAATAAAAGAAACAAATAAAATTTTTGAATCAAAAATTAAAATAACAGCTACAGCAGTAAGAGTTCCAACCACAGGGGGACACGGGGAAAGCGTGAATGTTGAGTTAAAAAAACAAACAAGCATAGCAAGAATAATCAAGATCATAAGCAAACAAAAGGGTGTACAGGTAAGTACAAACGAAAACTACATAACACCAATAGAGGCAAAGGGTAGTGATGATGTTTTTGTTTCTAGAATTAGAAAAGACACATCTTGTCAAAATAGTTTTAACATGTGGATTGTTGCCGACCCATTAAAAAAGGGAGCAGCAACAAATGCCATGCAAATTTTAGAAAAAATAATTAGTCTAAATAACCAATAGTATTGTCCTCTTCCAAGGAAACACTTTTTTTAACAAACTGTGTTTTATCAACTTCGTCTACACTATCACTAGAGTGGTCATAATCAGCATTCTTAACACTAATGTGTGGGGCAATAACCAAAGCCACTATACTCATTAGTTTTATTAAAATATTCATAGAAGGACCAGAGGTGTCTTTAAAGGGGTCACCCACCGTGTCTCCAGTTACAGACGCCTTGTGCTCTTCGGAACCCTTTTCACCATCCGCTTCGATAGACTTTTTAGCATTGTCCCAAGCACCTCCCGCGTTATTTTGAAAAATACCCATCAAAACTCCCGAGACAGTTACTCCAGCCAACAATCCACCAAGCACTTCAGGACCAAAACCAAAACCAACAACAACAGGGACAACTAATGGTATCGCTCCAGGTAAAATCATTTCACGAATTGATGCGTTTGTTGAGATTTCAACACACTTTTCGTATTCAGGAGTAGTTTTGCCCTCCATTATGCCAGGAATCTCTTTAAACTGTCTGCGAACCTCCATAACCATATCCATTGCGGCACGACCAACAGCAGCAATAGCTAAGGATGAAAAAATAAAAGGAATCATGGCGCCAATAAAGAGAAAGGCTAATACTTCCGCTTTATAAATATCAATAGAGTCAATTCCCGCTAAACCAACAAAAGCAGCAAATAAAGCAAGCGCAGTTAGTGCAGCAGACGCAATAGCAAAACCCTTTCCAGCTGCGGCAGTTGTGTTTCCAACCGCATCAAGATTATCAGTTCTTTCACGAACCTCTTTTGGGAGACCGCTCATTTCGGCAATTCCTCCTGCATTATCTGCAATAGGACCGAAAGCATCAATTGCTAACTGCATGGCCGTAGTTGCCATCATCCCCGCGGCAGCAATAGACACACCATATAGACCAGCAAACATAAAAGAAACAACAATTCCCCCCGCTAATACTAAAATTGGAAGTACTGTTGATTCCATACCAACCGCTAGCCCGCCAATTATATTTGTTGCGTGGCCGGTTTCAGATTGTTTTACAATTGAATTCACAGGTCGTCTTCCCATAGATGTATAATACTCAGTAATAATTGACATAAGCCCACCAACAACTAAACCTGTAAAAACAGCCCAAAACACACCCATTTTTGAAAAAACCTCACCCCCACGAATTGTAAAAGAACCATCAGGAAGAATGGCCATAATAACAAAATATGATGCAATTAAAGTGAAAACAATAGAAAGCCAATTTCCCATATTTAGAGCGCCCTGAACAGAGCCACTATCATTTTTTATTTTAACAAAACCTGCACCTACAATAGAAAAAAGCAACCCTAATCCTGCAATAACCATTGGCAATAAAATAAAATTAGTGGATGGAAAAACTTCTCCACCCATAACACCAGCTAAATCAGAAACACCACTAATAACCTTTCCTGCGCCAACAACAACAATCTCTCTACCGAGCACCATTGTGGCTAAAATGGTTGCCACGTAAGAACCAAATAAATCAGCTCCCATTCCAGCAACATCTCCCACATTATCTCCCACATTATCAGCAATTGTTGCTGGGTTTCTTGGGTCGTCTTCGGGAATACCAGCCTCAACCTTTCCAACTAAATCCGCCCCAACATCAGCAGCTTTTGTGTAAATACCACCACCAACTCTAGCAAACAGCGCAATCGATTCCGCACCCAAAGAAAAACCAGCTAAAACCTCTAGAGCAAGCTCCATTTTTAATGGATCAATATACCCCCCACCAAAAATAGCACCATGAATATTTATAAAAATAATAAACAAAGAGCCTAGTCCAAAAACAGCCAACCCTGCAACACCAAGCCCCATAACAGTTCCCCCAGTAAAAGATACTTGAAGAGCTTTCGCTAAACTGGTTCTAGCCGCTTGAGTTGTTCTAACATTAGCTTTTGTGGCTATATTCATACCAAAATATCCCGCAAGTGCAGAAAACACAGCGCCAATAACAAAAGAAATTGCAATTGCACCACCACTTGGACCATGCAACATTACACCAGACCAAGCTAATAGTGCAGCAGCAATTATAGAAAAAACACTTAAGACTTTCCACTCAGCAACAAGAAACGCCATAGCACCTTTTGCTATGTGCCCTGAAAGTTCTTTCATTTTTTCATCACCAGGGTCTTGTTTTGACACCCAGTTCGATTTTAAAAACATAAACAATAAACCAACAACACCCAAAACAGGTGCTACAAAAATTAAATTATCTAATAAAAAGTTCATAAAAAATATTTTTTTAGTTTGGCAAATATAAATAACTAAAAGAAAAAACTAGAACAAAAAGTTTTATTTTGTTGGAATTTGTTTATGTAATAACAATAGTAAAAAAGCCCCAATTGTTATAGAACTGTCAGCAATGTTAAAAATATATCTAAAAAAAACAAACTCTTTTCCACCCAAAAAAGGAAGCCATTCGGGGTAGGTTCCACTAAAAATAGGTAAATAAAACATGTCAACAACTTTTCCATGAAAAAGAGGCGCATAATCAAACAACACACCATAAAAAACACTATCTATAATATTTCCAATAGCTCCGGAAATAATTAAAATAAAAGCAAAAATTAAAACAGTAGAACCTTCTTTATTTTTTATTAAGCGGTTAAGCCAGAAACAAATAAAACAAACAAAAAGAATTCGAGTTAGTGTAAGAACTGCTTTACCATGTTTACCAAAAAACTCTAAGCCAAAAGCAAAACCATTGTTTTCAACAAAATATAAAACAAACCATGGCAACACAACAAAACTTTCACCAATTTCAAAAGATGTTTTAATATAAATCTTTAACAACTGGTCTAATAAAACAATTATTATAATTGGTATTAAGAGACCGCGGTAGCCCCGTAAAAAAAACACTATTTAGACTTGTTTTTAGCCTCTATACTTAGGGTTGCGTGTGGAACAAGAACTAGTCTTTTTTTAGAAATTAACTTTCCAGTTTCTCTACAAATGCCATAAGTTTTGTTTTCAATCCTTATTAAAGCGTTTTTTAGATCACGAATAAACTTTTCTTGTCTTGAAGCAAGAAGAGTGTTGGATTCTTTTGAAAGTGTTTCAGACCCCTCTTCAAAAGACTTAAAGGAGGAATAGGTGTCATCAGTCCCATTAGAAGAAGCGTTACTATAAGAGTCTTTTAATAGTTTTAGGTCTTTTTGAGCAATTTCAATCTTTTTAACAATAATTTCTCTAAACTTATTCAACTCTACATCAGAGTATCTTTTTGAAACACCTTTACTCATTGTATATTCAATTTATTTGTTTAAACTAACTCAACACCAATATACAGTTTAAAATCATTAAATTCAAACAGAAAACTATTTTTTGGGTCAGAATCTGTGCGTGTTATTGAGTTGGCCAAAAGCTCCTTTGAAACATAAGTTTTATGTGCTTCAACCATTTTTAAAGCAACCTGGTCACCAAACAAATAAAGTTTAATTTTATCAGTAACAACAAGCCCCATTTCTTTTCTCAACCCCTGCACCTTATTTACAAACTCTCTTGAGTAACCTTCTGAAATAAGATCTTCAGAGAGTTGTGTGTTTAATGTAACTAAAAGACCATCAGACTGAGCCGTAAGATACCCGGGCATATTTTCTACACGAACCAAAAGGTCCTCTTCTTCAAGCTTTAATACATTACCATTGATATTTATATCTATTTGTTTATTGTCCTCATAAAAACCAACATCAAAATCTGACAAAGCATTAACAGCCACCACAATATCCTTAATTAAATTGCCGTGTTTTTTTCCCAACACAGGAAAGTTTACCACAAGCTTACGTTTCACCATTTTGTTTGAATTTTCTGCAAACAAAACCCTTTTAACGTTTATTTCAGATTTTATAATATCATGTAATAGATTTTTATCAGAGCTTTTCCCACTTAAACAAATAGTGATTGAATAAAGAGGTTGTCTAACTCTAATTTTTTGTTTTTTTCGAAGAGAAAGCGCCAACGAACAAACCTCTTTTGTGAGGCTCATAGAAGACAAAAGCTCTTTGTTAATTTGTTTAGATAAATTTTGTGGAAAACTTGCTAAATGAATAGACGTGTGACACTCTTTGTTAGTGTTGAGGTTTAGGTCGCGGTACAATTGGTCCATAAAAAAGGGGGCAATAGGTGAAGAGAGTTTAGCAACAACCACCAAACAATCATACAGTGTTTGATATGCAGAAATTTTAGTTTGATCATATTCACCTTTCCAAAAGCGCCTTCTACAAAGTCTTACATACCAATTGCTCAACTTATCAACAACAAAAGACTGAATTTCTCTTCCAGCAAGTGTGGGTTCAAATTCATTATAAAAACCCTCCACAACAGCTATAAGTTGATCTGCTTCCCCTACAATCCACTGATCTAACAACGGTCGTTCATGTATTGGAACACTAGTCTCTGCATATTTAAAATCATCAATATTAGCATATAAAGAAAAAAATGAATAAATATTATGCAGAGTACTAAAAAAACGCTGTTTAACCTCAACAACCCCACCAATATCAAACTTTAAATTGTCCCATGGTTGAGAATTTGTTATCATATACCACCTAATTGCATCAGCACCGTGTTTAGCCATTTCTTTGAAAGGGTCAATAGAGTTTCCAAGTCGTTTAGACATTTTTTGGCCATTTTTGTCTAAAACTAATCCATTTGAAATAACATTTTTATATGCAACTTCACCGAAACACATAACGGCAATGGCATGCAATGTATAAAACCACCCTCGTGTTTGATCAACGCCCTCAGCAATGAAGTTTGCGGGAAAAAACTCTTTTGAGTCAATCAAGTTTTTGTTTTCAAATGGGTAGTGCCACTGGGCAAATGGCATGGCACCCGAGTCGAACCAAACATCAATTACATCATTTTCTCTATACAGGGGGGTTCCTTCGGGGTCGCATAAAACAATCTTGTCAACCATGTTTTTGTGTAAATCAAATAAGTTGTAGTTTTCACTGCTCATGTTTTTTGGGTCAAAATTTTCTAACGGGTTAGTTTTCATGTGTCCCATTTTTACTGAGAATGCACACAATTCCTTAAGCTCCCCAACAGAACCAACACAAACTACATGATTAGAGTCTTTGCTTTTCCAAATGGGCAATGGAATACCCCAAAATCGTGATCTAGAAAGATTCCAGTCATTAATATTTTCAAGCCAATTTTGAAAACGTCCCTCTCCAGTGCTTTTCGGTTTCCAGTTAATTGTTTTGTTTTTTTCAATCATTAAATCCTTGTATTTTGTTGATTGAATAAACCAAGAGTCTAAAGGGTAGTATAGTATGGGCTTATCGGTTCTCCAACAGTGAGGATAACTATGCTCATATTTTGATGAACCAAAAGCTCTCCCCATTCCCTTAAGTTTCACAACAATATCCACATCAACAGACTCTTCTTCATCATTATCACCAAAAGCTGGTTTTATTGGGCGACCTGAAAACTCACCTAAACCATCAATGAAAAAACCATTTAAATCAACAATTGGAACCGCCTGACCCTCAGAGTTTGGAACCAACATAGCTGGTAACTTTTCTTTTTTTGAAACCAAAAAGTCGTCAGCACCAAATGTTGGAGCCAAATGGACAATACCAGTTCCGTCACTTGTGGTTACAAAATCTGCGCTTACCACGCGAAATGCACCATCAGGGTTGTCCGAGGGTTGAACATAATCAAAAAGCTGTTCATATCTTAAATCAACTAAATCAGACCCCAAACACAACTTAACCACACGATAATTGATGGTGTTTTTCTTGTCAAAAATGGATAAAATTAAATCCTCTGCACATATAACAAAACACTCTTTTTTTGTATATGGGTTTATAGTTTCAATAATAGCGTATGATATTTTTTTACCCACAGCAAGACCAGTGTTTGCAAACAAAGTCCAAGGAGTAGTGGTCCAGGCCATAAAAAAAAACATCGGTTTCGGTTTGTATTATTTTAGAATGATTAAGCACCTTAAATAATGCTACAACACTCAGGTCCTTTACAACTCTATAACAACCCGGTTGATTAAGTTCGTGAGAACTTAATCCTGTACCTGCTGCAGGAGAATAGGGTTGTATTGTGTAGCCTTTGTAAATAAGTTTTTTATCAAAAAGTTTTTTTAATAAAAACCACACAGTTTCGATATATTTATTTTCATAAGTTATATACGGAGATTCTACATCTACCCAATAACCCATAAGTTTTGTTAACCTGTTCCACTCTTTGGTGTATTTCATAACTGTTGTTTTACAAGCCAAATTGTAATCAGAAATAGAAATACTTTTTCCAATATCATCCTTTTTAATTCCAAGCTCTTTTTCAACACTTAATTCAACAGGCAGCCCGTGGGTGTCCCATCCAGCACGCCGTTCTACCCTAAAACCACTAAGCGTTTTATATCTACAAAAAATATCTTTTATTAATCTAGCCATTAAGTGGTGGATGCCGGGCAGACCATTTGCTGAGGGCGGACCCTCATAAAAAACAAACATATTATCTCTAGGTCTTTGATTGACACTTTTTTCAAAAACTCCATTTTTTTCCCACAGTTCATTTATGGTGGAACAAATTTGTGATAAATCTAAATTTTTATGCTCTGGAAACATTGTTAGGTTTGTTTTTTTAGGTAAGCAATCACTTTTAATTCAATAGCAATCGGAGTTGGTAAAGAAATAACTTCGACAGTTGTTCTAGTTGGAAAGGGTCCACTAAAATACTCCTTGTAAATATTGTTAAAAGTTTTAAAATCATCTTTCATGTTTGTTAAAAAAACAGTTACATCAACAATATCATTCCAATCAGCCCCAGAGTCTTTAAGCACTAGTTTAACATTTTCAAAAACAGCAACACACTGCTCATAGATATTATAATTAACAATTTCCCCGTCACTATTAAGATTTACACCAGGAATGGATTTTTGATTGCGCTTTCTAGGACCAACACCAGACAAAAAAAGAAAATCACCTACTTTTTTTGAATGAGGATAGTGCCCCACAGGTTTTGGCGCACTATTAGAATTAAAATGATTTTTCATACCAAAATATTATCAGGTTAAATATATTATATATTATTGTTGTTTTCAATCTTAAGACACACATTTTTCGTCTCTGTAAAAAAGTTCAAAGAATGGTAGCCCCCCTCTCTGCCTAAACCAGAGTGAAGCATTCCACCAAAGGGAATTCTTAAATCACGCATTAACCATGTGTTGATCCAAACAAGCCCCGAGTTAATTTGGGCCGCCAAACGATGTCCCCGTGAAATGTTACTTGTAAACACGGATGCTGCTAATCCATATTTAGTATGGTTGCACATTTTTATAACTTCTTTTTCAGATTTGAAGGGGATTATTGTTACCACTGGTCCAAAAACCTCCTCCGTATTAATGGGGTCTGTGTATTTGGTGTTTTCAAGGATTGTAGGTAACATATAATATCCACCCGACAACTTTCCATTTAAAGAAATACTTTTTCCACCACTAATAACTTTTGCGCCCGCTTTTTTAGCAGAATTAATTTTTTTAATAATTTTTTCTAAGTGTTGTTTTGACACAATTGCACCTAAATCAGTTGTTTCTTTTAAGGGGTCTCCTACAATCAATGATTTTGTTTTTGTAAAAAAT from Flavobacteriales bacterium TMED191 encodes:
- a CDS encoding ABC transporter ATP-binding protein; translated protein: MSLLKIKNLNITVKNKPLLKGGFFSVEEGEIVGLFGASGSGKSVFSLFLMGFLNQNKSFVVSSELSKYNYLSTYFDLNSKHASSWQKFRSNEVSMIFQDPASSLNPTLKCGQQLKEACVKIVSNNNSFIKKNCVHLLNEVGVEFPEKIINSYPHELSGGQKQRVVIAIALASEPRLLIADEPTTSLDPVTQRGVLDLLLKIKKTRNIGVVLVSHNLDLIKYYCDRFYIYKNRTFFSSSSLDGVSYIKKKEVLLNILKLKKYPNFNASHLNSIIKSFKKNTGFSDFSLDLKDVNVVFKKNNIKFSAIKNINLSLVKGGALGVVGGSGSGKTTLGRVLCGIEKNYTGYYNHKDSFFLKNCIQMVYQDPYSTFNPKIKCGKSVLEIISHFKSNVTVQELFSLVGLDYKYINLYPHELSGGEKQRLSIARVIASFPKVIVFDESLSGLDLDVQLSVLDLIKFININLNISVVFISHDINSVSYLCKNIMVLKKGVIVDLFESSNLLSKKRNIYTKKIIQNSNF
- the uvrC gene encoding excinuclease ABC subunit UvrC, whose translation is MLDKSSLLKIKNIPNTFGVYVFYNKKKKVIYVGKSNKLKNRVSSYFKGKTDKDLYIIKSAFFIDYFLVKNENDAFFLENNLIKKHQPKYNVLLKDDKSYPWLCITNERFPRVFIARRKTNPDFFYFGPYVSKKLLQSLYKFIISYYPVRSCSFNLSEKNIRVKKHKVCLDYHLKKCLGPCEGLQKEIDYNKNIESIKELLSGRYLKVIKGLEKKLFKYSDNLMFEKANDLKNQITSLKSLKHKSVVISSKNLNIDCFFVLEKGGYFYVNFIKVVEGSITFLKNSKIKKTINWSFDFLLKCFLSRAFVDYGSLSKEIISNIKLSSFHGRKVVYPLTGYKKDVLDLSYKNLIGFINKNNVKNYTDIISLKENLNLNNIPYHIECFDISHLSGKFSIGSCVVFKNGKPSKKDYRFFNIKSFEGINDYLAIEEVVYRRYANCENLPDLIVIDGGKGQLSSAIKSLNKLKLNKLQCISIAKKNEIIYTNNKTEIILNNNSNSLKLIKFIRDEAHRFCLKNHRNKRNKYFINSELNNIYGLGEISVTKLLKKFKTINKIKSLSKEQLILFIGEKKGNLVFNYFNN
- a CDS encoding aspartate-semialdehyde dehydrogenase, with protein sequence MVIALIGATGLVGKEIIKKLEINKKFKNYDFLFVASKKNKNRHVIFKKKQHKIISIKEAIKNKPNYALFSAGSEVSRKFAKKFTNTGTTVIDNSSEFRMKKNHKLIVPEINGKKIKKEDKIIANPNCSTIQLVLPLFSLHEKIGIKRLIVSTYQSVSGSGQRGVDQLQQEIKEKKVKNPAYLKQIYNNAIPHCDVFLKNGYTKEEEKIIKETNKIFESKIKITATAVRVPTTGGHGESVNVELKKQTSIARIIKIISKQKGVQVSTNENYITPIEAKGSDDVFVSRIRKDTSCQNSFNMWIVADPLKKGAATNAMQILEKIISLNNQ